In Macadamia integrifolia cultivar HAES 741 chromosome 5, SCU_Mint_v3, whole genome shotgun sequence, a single window of DNA contains:
- the LOC122078636 gene encoding uncharacterized protein LOC122078636 isoform X2, whose translation MQFLPVLGSRSGTSILNRDFESVNRLGDYGEIIMILISAVCTEVEAFLQKQSADQSRSLSIVFSALICKIFRFVECLSHKSPLSAGWIDQFRHPVILSLHIYVRCSQRILRMVRGNSESSDIVIVKEKPKD comes from the exons ATGCAATTTTTACCTGTTCTGGGTTCGCGTTCTGGCACAAGTATTTTAAACAGAGATTTTGAGAGTGTGAACAGACTAGGAGATTACGGAGAGATTATCATGATCTTGATCTCTGCTGTTTGCACAGAAGTTGAAGCTTTCCTCCAGAAACAAAGTGCAGACCAGAGCAGATCCTTGTCGATTGTATTCTCTGCCCTAATTTGTAAGATTTTCAGATTCGTTGAATGCTTGTCGCATAAATCACCTTTGTCTGCTGGATGGATTGATCAATTCAGGCATCCAGTCATTCTGAGCTTGCAT ATTTATGTCCGTTGTTCACAGAGAATATTAAGGATGGTCAG GGGCAACAGCGAAAGTTCTGACATTGTAATAGTTAAAGAAAAGCCGAAG GACTAG
- the LOC122078636 gene encoding uncharacterized protein LOC122078636 isoform X1 — MQFLPVLGSRSGTSILNRDFESVNRLGDYGEIIMILISAVCTEVEAFLQKQSADQSRSLSIVFSALICKIFRFVECLSHKSPLSAGWIDQFRHPVILSLHIYVRCSQRILRMVRGNSESSDIVIVKEKPKE; from the exons ATGCAATTTTTACCTGTTCTGGGTTCGCGTTCTGGCACAAGTATTTTAAACAGAGATTTTGAGAGTGTGAACAGACTAGGAGATTACGGAGAGATTATCATGATCTTGATCTCTGCTGTTTGCACAGAAGTTGAAGCTTTCCTCCAGAAACAAAGTGCAGACCAGAGCAGATCCTTGTCGATTGTATTCTCTGCCCTAATTTGTAAGATTTTCAGATTCGTTGAATGCTTGTCGCATAAATCACCTTTGTCTGCTGGATGGATTGATCAATTCAGGCATCCAGTCATTCTGAGCTTGCAT ATTTATGTCCGTTGTTCACAGAGAATATTAAGGATGGTCAG GGGCAACAGCGAAAGTTCTGACATTGTAATAGTTAAAGAAAAGCCGAAG gAGTGA